One Erysipelothrix amsterdamensis DNA window includes the following coding sequences:
- a CDS encoding single-stranded DNA-binding protein: MNKVIITGTLHGQLVKNEIGEGKSKLLFTIISRNDYPNREGIYENTFINCVAWNETAGFILRNFKSGDSIEAIGSIINETWEKDGVKQYKDRIHIKDVGFVPVKLKSQTE; this comes from the coding sequence ATGAACAAAGTAATTATTACAGGAACACTACATGGACAATTAGTTAAAAATGAAATTGGAGAAGGTAAGAGCAAATTATTATTTACTATTATCTCACGAAATGATTATCCAAATCGAGAAGGAATTTATGAAAACACGTTTATTAATTGTGTTGCATGGAATGAAACAGCGGGTTTTATTTTAAGAAACTTTAAATCAGGAGATTCAATTGAAGCAATAGGAAGCATTATAAATGAAACTTGGGAAAAAGATGGGGTAAAACAATATAAAGATCGTATACACATTAAAGATGTGGGCTTTGTTCCAGTTAAATTAAAAAGTCAAACAGAATAG